A DNA window from Vigna angularis cultivar LongXiaoDou No.4 chromosome 1, ASM1680809v1, whole genome shotgun sequence contains the following coding sequences:
- the LOC108322169 gene encoding T-complex protein 1 subunit alpha, which yields MAVVAQTPDIAGERQSGQDVRTQNVVACQAVANIVKSSLGPVGLDKMLVDDIGDVTITNDGATILKMLEVEHPAAKVLVELAELQDREVGDGTTSVVIVAAELLKRANDLVRNKIHPTSIISGYRLAMREACKYVEEKLSVKVEKLGKDSLINCAKTSMSSKLIAGDSDFFANLVVDAVQSVKMTNARGEVKYPIKGINILKAHGKSTRDSFLMNGYALNTGRAAQGMPLRVAPAKIACLDFNLQKTKMQLGVQVLVTDPRELEKIRQREADMTKERIEKLLKAGANVVLTTKGIDDMALKYFVEAGAIAVRRVRKEDMRHVAKATGATLVSTFADMEGEETFEPSFLGSADEVVEERISDDAVVMIKGTKTTSAVSLILRGANDHMLDEMDRALHDALSIVKRTLESNMVVAGGGAVEAALSVYLEYLATTLGSREQLAIAEFAESLLIIPKVLSVNAAKDATELVAKLRAYHHSAQTKADKKHLSSMGLDLSEGKIRNNLEAGVIEPAMSKVKIIQFATEAAITILRIDDMIKLVKEESQNED from the exons ATGGCGGTTGTTGCGCAAACCCCTGACATCGCCGGCGAGCGACAGTCCGGCCAAGACGTTCGCACACAAAACG TGGTGGCGTGCCAAGCCGTTGCCAACATCGTCAAAAGCTCGTTAGGTCCCGTTGGTCTCGACAAG ATGCTCGTCGACGACATTGGCGACGTCACGATCACCAACGACGGTGCTACGATTCTCAAGATGTTGGAAGTGGAGCATCCTGCTGCCAAG GTTTTGGTGGAACTTGCCGAGCTTCAAGACAGGGAAGTAGGAGATGGTACTACCTCTGTCGTCATTGTAGCCGCTGAACTTCTCAAA AGGGCAAATGATCTTGTCAGGAACAAGATTCATCCTACCTCGATCATCAGTGGATATAGA CTTGCTATGCGGGAGGCCTGTAAATATGTAGAAGAAAAACTGTCTGTCAAG GTTGAAAAGCTTGGAAAGGATTCACTAATTAACTGTGCCAAGACCAGTATGTCCTCAAAGTTGATTGCTGGTGATAGTGACTTCTTTGCTAATTTG GTTGTAGATGCTGTGCAATCTGTTAAGATGACCAATGCTCGAGGTGAAGTTAAGTACCCAATTAAG GGAATTAATATCTTGAAAGCCCATGGAAAAAGTACTAGAGACAGTTTTTTGATGAATGGTTATGCTCTAAATACTGGCCGTGCTGCACAAGGAATGCCTCTTAGGGTTGCCCCTGCAAAAATTGCGTGTCTTGATTTCAATCTACAGAAGACAAAAATGCAATTGGGTGTTCAAGTTTTAGTCACTGATCCTAGGGAGCTTGAGAAAATTCGTCAAAG AGAGGCTGATATGACTAAGGAACGGATTGAAAAGCTATTGAAAGCGGGAGCTAATGTTGTTCTGACTACTAAAGGAATTGATGACATGGCACTTAAG TACTTTGTTGAGGCTGGGGCAATTGCTGTAAGACGTGTACGGAAAGAGGATATGCGTCACGTTGCCAAAGCTACTGGTGCAACATTG GTCTCAACATTTGCTGATATGGAAGGAGAGGAAACATTTGAACCATCTTTTCTTGGATCTGCTGATGAGGTTGTTGAGGAAAGAATATCTGATGATGCTGTAGTTATGATCAAAGGGACCAAAACTACAAGTGCA GTATCTTTGATTTTAAGAGGTGCAAATGACCATATGCTTGATGAGATGGATAGAGCTCTGCATGATGCGCTGTCGATTGTCAAGAGAACTCTTGAATCAAACATG gtGGTAGCTGGTGGAGGTGCAGTTGAAGCAGCTTTGTCAGTTTATTTGGAGTACCTTGCTACAACTTTAGGGTCTCGGGAGCAGTTGGCTATAGCAGAATTTGCCGAGTCTCTGTTAATCATTCCAAAG GTGCTTTCGGTTAATGCTGCTAAGGATGCTACTGAGCTGGTTGCAAAATTACGGGCCTACCACCATTCAGCGCAAACTAAAGCTGATAAGAAACATTTATCAAG CATGGGTCTGGACCTTTCTGA
- the LOC108336350 gene encoding pterin-4-alpha-carbinolamine dehydratase 2, mitochondrial isoform X2 — MAASHRSLTRLTDKKCVPCNLKELRPMSEDSAQTLMPQVPEWNLVNDGGVMKLRRSWTVRTFSKGLDFFRIVSVLAESEGHHPDLHLVDWNNVTIEIWTHAVGGLTENDFILAAKIDKLDVLDLLRRKPSD; from the exons ATGGCTGCTTCTCACAGATCGCTTACAC GTCTGACAGATAAGAAATGTGTGCCATGCAATCTGAAGGAATTACGGCCCATGAGTGAGGATTCAGCACAGACTCTAATGCCACAG GTTCCTGAGTGGAATTTGGTAAACGATGGTGGTGTCATGAAGCTGAGGCGGTCATGGACAGTAAGGACCTTCTCCAAGGGATTGGATTTTTTTCGAATAGTATCTGTTCTTGCTGAAAGTGAAG GTCATCATCCCGATCTTCACCTTGTCGACTGGAATAATGTTACTATAGAGATTTGGACTCATGCTGTTG GTGGGTTGACAGAAAATGACTTCATACTTGCTGCTAAGATCGATAAGCTTGATGTGCTTGACCTACTTAGACGGAAGCCTTCTGACTGA
- the LOC108336350 gene encoding pterin-4-alpha-carbinolamine dehydratase 2, mitochondrial isoform X1, translating to MDMLLVSMPCGCEMLLWLMLQNLLHVIHKFKLALFSCGFVLLCYSSGLTDKKCVPCNLKELRPMSEDSAQTLMPQVPEWNLVNDGGVMKLRRSWTVRTFSKGLDFFRIVSVLAESEGHHPDLHLVDWNNVTIEIWTHAVGGLTENDFILAAKIDKLDVLDLLRRKPSD from the exons ATGGACATGCTGCTCGTCTCTATGCCTTGTGGTTGTGAAATGTTGCTCTGGTTGATGTTGCAGAACCTGTTGCATGTGATACACAAATTTAAGTTGGCCCTTTTCTCTTGTGGGTTTGTTCTTTTGTGCTATTCTAGTG GTCTGACAGATAAGAAATGTGTGCCATGCAATCTGAAGGAATTACGGCCCATGAGTGAGGATTCAGCACAGACTCTAATGCCACAG GTTCCTGAGTGGAATTTGGTAAACGATGGTGGTGTCATGAAGCTGAGGCGGTCATGGACAGTAAGGACCTTCTCCAAGGGATTGGATTTTTTTCGAATAGTATCTGTTCTTGCTGAAAGTGAAG GTCATCATCCCGATCTTCACCTTGTCGACTGGAATAATGTTACTATAGAGATTTGGACTCATGCTGTTG GTGGGTTGACAGAAAATGACTTCATACTTGCTGCTAAGATCGATAAGCTTGATGTGCTTGACCTACTTAGACGGAAGCCTTCTGACTGA
- the LOC108336350 gene encoding uncharacterized protein LOC108336350 isoform X3 encodes MDMLLVSMPCGCEMLLWLMLQNLLHVIHKFKLALFSCGFVLLCYSSGLTDKKCVPCNLKELRPMSEDSAQTLMPQVPEWNLVNDGGVMKLRRSWTVIIPIFTLSTGIMLL; translated from the exons ATGGACATGCTGCTCGTCTCTATGCCTTGTGGTTGTGAAATGTTGCTCTGGTTGATGTTGCAGAACCTGTTGCATGTGATACACAAATTTAAGTTGGCCCTTTTCTCTTGTGGGTTTGTTCTTTTGTGCTATTCTAGTG GTCTGACAGATAAGAAATGTGTGCCATGCAATCTGAAGGAATTACGGCCCATGAGTGAGGATTCAGCACAGACTCTAATGCCACAG GTTCCTGAGTGGAATTTGGTAAACGATGGTGGTGTCATGAAGCTGAGGCGGTCATGGACA GTCATCATCCCGATCTTCACCTTGTCGACTGGAATAATGTTACTATAG
- the LOC108323901 gene encoding disease resistance protein At4g27190, with protein sequence MSELELVGPLVGGMGSIGVGEMHTTIASKIAFSKNLDDNCNILVKDTEMLHAIKKDKEMKAQRNSHKDTTNAYKLWTNRVSEATKEVQKLKLKYEEETLPWWRILKRSDLSEEMEKKSNCVRQLMNDECLKDFLVDKPPEPVLKELNVPQISGYPTLQGALDNTLVLLKNNKIKIIGVCGTKGVGKTTIMRNLNNNEEIAKLFEIVIFVKVTPNDRKLQEKIAHRLMLDKGIDKEDSDDIARRIHRELENKRYLLILDEVEDAINLELLGIPSDNNNGSKVVIVTRFPLVYKLNRVQRVIKVAELSPDEAWKMFRDTVYAFNPKIDSPDIQPTAKLVCKRCSRLPLLIYNIANSFKLKESASSWWAGLEDLKPWPELQSQGLEELYSCLKFCYDELNDKRKQKCFLYTSLYPADSKVYSDYLVECWAAQGLLGDINDTRSYQSARNCGIDILEHLANVSLLEKGEAMIYVNMNHCMRQLALHISSKDPECSFYLQDGEESENLSNSRAWQQARWVSMRKVHELRRSQDCSTILTLLLRKNPELTALPECFFENMSSLLLLDLYSSMITQLPSSLSKLTGLRGLFLNRCELLESLSSEIGLLQFLEVLDIRDTKVIFIPLQIGFLTKLRCLRIPFIASEDNEAQNVHVISKLHRLEELTIQIISYEQWCNDANNVLAHVASLENVTHLRCCFPSSIILGEFLSRSKSWHNKQNSFRFTVGCQNSRRPQILEFFEYKITNYLRYCNGGQRDDPAIIEVLPKTDAFELVCHKDIRKLSNFAGIACLERIRGLLIKRCNQVLTIVSGETSSNVMNGIQIETAVILPNLEQLYLENLLNLKCAFRGPLHSGTFSRLQTLSLKNCPRLSQIFSNGAIQHFSELQKLKLEDCSIIEELIGEDIERERDVLPKLEILLLVNLPNFKSICTTHTLAWSSLELLRIHNCHKFKTLPLDSVNAVNLKSIKGQQEWWANLDWTNNEEVLQRLQPIFVASNEYFS encoded by the coding sequence ATGTCTGAGCTTGAACTTGTTGGCCCTCTTGTTGGAGGGATGGGATCGATTGGGGTTGGAGAAATGCATACTACAATTGCATCTAAAATTGCATTTTCCAAAAATCTGGATGACAATTGCAACATTTTGGTTAAAGATACAGAGATGCTACATGCAATAAAGAAGGATAAAGAGATGAAAGCTCAAAGAAACAGCCATAAAGATACTACCAATGCTTACAAACTGTGGACAAACAGGGTATCAGAGGCCACAAAAGAAGTACAGAAGCTGAAGCTTAAATATGAAGAAGAGACCCTACCCTGGTGGCGGATTCTAAAGCGTTCCGATCTGAGTGaagaaatggagaagaagagCAATTGTGTTCGTCAacttatgaatgatgaatgtTTAAAAGATTTTCTTGTTGATAAACCACCAGAGCCTGTTTTAAAGGAGTTAAATGTTCCACAGATAAGTGGATATCCAACCCTTCAAGGCGCTTTGGATAATACTCTGGTTTTGCTGAAAAATAATAAGATCAAGATCATTGGAGTGTGTGGAACAAAAGGGGTGGGGAAAACAACAATAATGCGGAATCTAAACAACAATGAAGAGATAGCTAAACTGTTTGAAATTGTCATCTTTGTAAAAGTCACACCTAATGATCGTAAGCTTCAAGAGAAAATTGCTCATCGGTTGATGTTGGACAAAGGGATCGACAAGGAGGATAGCGACGATATTGCAAGAAGAATACACAGAGAGCTAGagaataaaagatatttattaattttggatgAGGTTGAGGATGCCATCAATTTGGAGCTGTTAGGAATCCCAAGTGATAATAACAATGGCAGTAAGGTGGTAATTGTCACTCGATTCCCTCTTGTTTATAAGTTGAATAGGGTGCAGAGGGTCATCAAAGTCGCGGAGCTATCTCCCGATGAAGCATGGAAGATGTTTAGAGATACTGTCTATGCCTTCAATCCTAAGATTGATTCCCCTGACATTCAACCAACTGCAAAACTTGTATGCAAAAGATGCTCTCGTCTTCCACTTCTCATTTACAATATAGCAAACTCTTTTAAATTGAAAGAGTCTGCTTCTAGTTGGTGGGCAGGACTTGAAGATCTTAAACCATGGCCAGAACTTCAAAGCCAAGGTTTAGAAGAGTTGTACTCGTGTCTGAAGTTCTGTTATGATGAACTAAATGATAAAAGGAAGCAGAAATGCTTTCTATACACTTCACTGTATCCTGCAGATAGCAAGGTTTACTCTGATTATTTAGTGGAGTGTTGGGCAGCACAAGGTTTACTTGGTGATATAAATGATACAAGGTCATATCAAAGTGCACGCAATTGTGGTATTGACATATTAGAACATCTTGCCAATGTCTCTCTACTAGAGAAAGGGGAAGCAATGATATATGTTAACATGAACCATTGCATGAGACAACTTGCATTGCACATATCCTCTAAAGATCCTGAGTGTAGCTTTTATCTCCAAGACGGTGAAGAATCTGAAAATCTCTCAAATTCAAGAGCTTGGCAGCAGGCTAGGTGGGTCTCTATGAGAAAAGTACATGAGTTACGAAGAAGTCAAGATTGCAGCACGATTTTGACTCTGTTGCTGAGAAAAAATCCCGAGCTAACTGCACTACCAGAGTGTTTTTTTGAGAACATGAGCAGTCTACTTCTGCTAGACTTGTATAGTAGCATGATTACACAACTGCCATCATCTCTATCAAAATTGACTGGTCTACGGGGTTTATTCTTGAACAGGTGTGAGCTATTGGAATCACTATCATCTGAAATAGGATTACTTCAATTTCTAGAAGTCCTTGACATACGTGATACTAAAGTAATTTTCATACCTCTACAAATTGGATTCTTGACTAAGCTAAGATGCCTGCGAATCCCATTCATTGCAAGTGAAGATAATGAAGCTCAAAATGTTCATGTGATTTCAAAGCTTCATAGGTTGGAAGAATTAACTATTCAAATCATATCCTATGAACAGTGGTGCAATGATGCTAATAATGTGCTGGCACATGTGGCTTCTTTGGAAAATGTAACTCATCTCAGATGTTGTTTTCCCTCCTCAATCATTCTTGGAGAATTTCTTTCAAGAAGCAAATCATGGCATAACAAGCAGAATTCATTTAGATTCACTGTAGGATGCCAGAACTCAAGGCGACCTCAAATACTTGAATtctttgaatataaaattactaattatttGAGGTACTGCAATGGTGGACAGAGGGATGACCCGGCAATTATTGAGGTACTACCAAAAACTGATGCATTTGAATTAGTCTGccataaagatataagaaaatTGTCCAATTTTGCTGGCATAGCTTGTCTGGAACGCATTCGTGGTCTTTTGATTAAAAGATGCAACCAAGTTTTGACAATTGTGTCAGGTGAAACAAGTAGCAATGTCATGAACGGAATCCAAATAGAAACGGCAGTCATCTTACCAAATTTGGAGCAActttatttggaaaatttgCTCAATTTAAAATGTGCTTTTAGAGGCCCCCTGCACAGTGGAACATTTTCCAGATTACAAACTCTGTCATTGAAAAATTGTCCAAGACTGAGTCAAATTTTCAGCAATGGAGCAATTCAACATTTTTCAGAACTTCAGAAGCTGAAACTTGAAGATTGTTCAATAATTGAAGAACTTATTGGAGAAGACATTGAAAGAGAAAGGGACGTGCTTCCAAAACTGGAAATACTTCTGCTAGTTAACTTGCCTAACTTCAAAAGTATATGCACAACTCATACATTGGCCTGGTCCTCTTTGGAGCTGTTAAGGATACATAACTGTCATAAGTTTAAAACTTTACCACTAGATAGTGTCAATGCAGTCAACTTAAAGTCCATTAAAGGACAGCAAGAATGGTGGGCTAACTTGGATTGGACAAACAATGAAGAGGTTCTTCAGCGATTGCAACCCATATTTGTTGCTTCCAATgagtatttttcttaa
- the LOC108342268 gene encoding uncharacterized protein LOC108342268, giving the protein MAKRKGRGRPKGSRVQKKVKGSEDGELVIPNTPLNEVKVEPDFIEEHEGGTSMPTKKGRGRPKGSQAKKFQESVHSILNSCMNPSKIVEVGLDNEEPQDAFGPNKNGQERPSDLGEYCQENACENFYCNQSNMMEVSLRCKEEQEAATTNEVDEPRERGLWQPIESINQENHQQNADTIVKPKRKGRGQTRGLSLQMKRQQSADGKLDVLIHPTKLAAIGPGRNDFITDLSLIVRQNARLNVRQWKKVPQSTRDTIVQSILNNWRLPHTDMVRKAILHEAGRLYQNWRSRLHEYYLKFETKDEALKHVPSDVNDSDWQFLVDYFSSPYFEIMSAKNKANKAKQLIKHTTGSKSFLATSYDARDPVTGTEPDMQTFWQLTHKRGNGEWIDEASKEINDKAAQQINEKRCQIEYSQEGGETNEEEIISTAFQTLVGKKSYVRGFGPFGAELRSSSSSSSNKIQQLQAELDAQKRETENARKECDEIRARLVEVESHLEDERLKRIELEARLLDRQNEMQEISCQVQNTIQAALSQYLPPKSEAETSTKNKRKIAELEAQLHEAEDVITDIRSELIKYRKDQES; this is encoded by the exons ATGGCAAAGAGAAAAGGTAGAGGACGACCAAAAGGGTCCAGGGTTCAGAAGAAGGTTAAAGGGAGTGAAGATGGTGAATTGGTCATTCCAAATACTCCCTTGAATGAGGTGAAAGTTGAACCTGACTTTATTGAGGAACATGAAGGAG GTACCAGTATGCCTACGAAAAAAGGACGGGGAAGACCAAAAGGATCACAGGCTAAGAAATTTCAAGAGAGTGTCCACAGCATCTTGAATAGTTGCATGAATCCATCTAAAATCGTTGAAGTTGGTCTTGACAATGAAGAACCACAAGATGCAT TTGGGCCCAACAAAAATGGCCAAGAACGACCAAGTGATTTGGGGGAGTACTGTCAAGAGAATGCTTGCGAGAACTTCTATTGCAATCAATCAAATATGATGGAAGTGAGCCTTCGATGTAAGGAGGAGCAAGAAGCTGCTACTACTA ATGAAGTTGACGAGCCTAGGGAGAGGGGATTGTGGCAACCAATAGAGTCAATAAATCAAGAGAACCATCAACAAAATGCAG ATACGATTGTGAAGCCtaaaagaaagggaagaggaCAGACAAGAGGGTTGTCACTTCAAATGAAGCGTCAACAGAGTGCAGATGGAAAGTTGGATGTTCTCATTCATCCTACAAAGCTGGCGGCAATAGGTCCAGGCCGCAATGATTTCATTACTGATCTTTCTCTTATTGTTCGTCAGAATGCACGTCTTAATGTGCGCCAGTGGAAGAAGGTTCCACAAAGTACTAGGGATACAATAGTGCAAAGTATTCTG AACAATTGGAGACTTCCACATACAGATATGGTACGGAAGGCTATTCTGCATGAAGCGGGCCGTTTATATCAGAATTGGCGCAGCAGGCTTCATGAGTATTACTTAAAGTTTGAAACAAAGGACGAGGCCTTGAAGCATGTCCCTAGTGATGTTAATGATTCTGATTGGCAGTTTTTGGTTGATTATTTTAGCAGCCCTTATTTTGAG ATAATGAGTGCAAAAAACAAGGCAAATAAGGCAAAACAGCTGATAAAACATACTACTGGGTCAAAATCCTTTCTAGCAACCAGCTATGATGCA CGTGACCCAGTGACAGGAACGGAGCCCGATATGCAGACTTTTTGGCAGTTGACACACAAAAGGGGAAATGGGGAATGGATTGACGAAGCATCTAAGGAAATCAAT GACAAAGCTGCTCAACAAATTAATGAGAAAAGATGCCAAATAGAATATTCACAGGAAGGGGGAGAAacaaatgaagaagaaattatTAGTACTGCCTTCCAAACATTGGTTGGTAAGAAATCATATGTGCGTGGTTTTGGTCCTTTTGGAGCAGAACTAAGGTCATCATCGTCATCGAGCTCCAATAAAATTCAACAGCTGCAGGCTGAATTAGATGCCCAaaagagagagacagagaaTGCTAGGAAAGAATGCGATGAAATAAGAGCTAGACTTGTTGAGGTTGAGTCCCATCTAGAGGATGAGCGGCTGAAACGCATAGAGCTAGAGGCTCGTCTCTTGGATCGTCAAAATGAGATGCAGGAGATCAGCTGTCAGGTTCAGAACACCATCCAGGCTGCATTGTCTCAGTATCTTCCTCCA AAAAGCGAAGCCGAGACCTCAAcgaagaataaaagaaagatcGCAGAGCTTGAAGCACAGCTCCATGAAGCAGAGGATGTGATAACAGATATTAGATCAGAACTAATTAAATATCGCAAGGATCAGGAAAGTTAG